One genomic region from Epinephelus moara isolate mb chromosome 8, YSFRI_EMoa_1.0, whole genome shotgun sequence encodes:
- the ascc2 gene encoding activating signal cointegrator 1 complex subunit 2, whose protein sequence is MACARVPLDEQQVTEPGPLGKEHTLPALHPARKEERCFVPYKSPPEDSSPAEVEEFLEHAKFITEDLEWLLALPHDKFWCQVVFDESLQRCLDSYLHQAPRGLDLATLPSSPAVADMQRSVHKAVFLTFLRMATHKESKENFLTPAVFGEIIYENFLFDIPKILDLCVLFGKGNSQLLHKMIENIFTQQPSYYSDLDETVPTVLQVFDTILDKCGLHCEGATAMEPMKLNAHKQPTAMTMSQQDLSDLILYLCDSTTTIHAFLDIFPAACSSFHSHGFLSRLTSFYETAVPDLEKAVRKRNFDDKGLQEDLWKRLSHSCRKIVEMVHLLLHHTCLQPILEGGENIQTFAEELLQHFTSILPEKRFLSDYDEQFPIADDISLLQQALPVIDETRTSYLLQGVESAWDFVGRRKPHSQIQHEGAAGGAAAGASSAGFTFQEAREQEERGGESLSGAEAMLDVPRKGNNGAVCPVSEAELESLLSCIRDLLPDLGEGFLLACLQEYGYNSELVINNILEDRLAPNLDKLDRAMPRPVKEKLPDVLHTRSNVFDDDEFDIFRRDQVDMSRIWKGRRKGESTREMLNDKQHIAEQKARYQAYETVVDEVVIEPGESAEAYGLDDYDDEYDDTYDMSQVGANDLDGDSLLNRRPFTVPQVLRKGNKPELEEEDEDEEEDTLQNNVNKDQFVQDPALLRERAEARRAAMQQRKGFRPERSSNVVGQPKGQGQTLETYLDRRKKEANKSRGANHNRRTMADRKRNKGMIPS, encoded by the exons ATGGCCTGTGCCCGAGTGCCACTGGATGAGCAGCAGGTGACCGAGCCAGGCCCGCTTGGAAAAGAGcacacactgcctgcactg CACCCAGCCAGGAAGGAGGAGCGCTGTTTTGTGCCTTACAAATCCCCACCAGAAGACAGCTCTCCTGCTGAGGTGGAGGAGTTTTTGGAACATGCCAAATTCATCACAGAGGACCTGGAGTGGCTGCTCGCACTGCCCCATGACAAGTTCTGGTGTCAG GTGGTGTTTGATGAGTCTCTGCAGAGATGTCTAGATTCATACCTGCATCAGGCTCCTCGCGGCCTTGACCTCGCCACCCTGCCCTCCTCCCCGGCAGTAGCCGACATGCAGCGTTCTGTCCACAAGGCGGTCTTCTTGACCTTCCTCAGGATGGCCACACATAAAGAGTCCAAG GAGAACTTCCTCACCCCGGCTGTGTTTGGAGAAATTATCTATGAGAACTTCCTGTTTGACATTCCCAAAATCCTGGATTTGTGTGTGCTCTTTGGAAAGGGCAACAGCCAGCTGCTGCACAAGATGATAG AGAACATCTTCACCCAGCAGCCGTCTTACTACAGCGACCTGGACGAGACGGTGCCCACTGTGTTACAG GTGTTCGACACCATCCTGGATAAGTGTGGCCTCCACTGTGAGGGAGCCACCGCCATGGAGCCCATGAAGCTAAACGCACACAAACAGCCCACTGCCATGACCATGAGCCAGCag GATCTTTCAGATCTTATTCTGTACCTGTGTGACTCGACCACCACCATCCATGCCTTCCTGGACATCTTCCCTGCCGCCTGCTCCAGCTTCCACTCCCACGGCTTCCTCAGCAG ACTGACCTCGTTTTATGAGACCGCTGTGCCTGACCTCGAGAAGGCGGTGAGGAAGAGAAACTTTGATGATAAAGG TCTTCAGGAGgacttgtggaagaggttgtcCCACTCCTGTCGTAAGATAGTGGAGATGGTTCACCTGCTGCTGCATCACACCTGCCTACAGCCGATCCTGGAGGG GGGAGAAAACATACAAACGTTTGCAGAGGAGCTCCTACAACATTTCACATCTATTTTACCTGAgaaaag GTTCTTGTCAGACTATGATGAGCAGTTCCCCATCGCAGACGACATCAGCCTCCTACAACAGGCCCTCCCTGTCAT TGATGAGACCAGGACGTCCTACCTGCTGCAGGGGGTGGAGAGTGCCTGGGACTTTGTTGGGCGACGGAAACCACACAGCCAGATTCAACATGAGGGAGCAGCgggtggtgctgctgctggcgcCTCCTCAGCTGGATTTACTTTTCAGGAGGCTCGAGAGCAAGAAGAACGGGGAGGAGAGAGCCTGAGCGGAGCAGAGGCCATGTTGGATGTTCCCCGGAAAGGAAACAAT GGTGCGGTGTGTCCTGTGAGCGAGGCAGAGCTGGAATCTCTGCTGTCATGTATCAGGGACCTGCTGCCTGATTTGGGCGAAGGCTTCCTGCTGGCCTGCCTGCAGGAGTACGGCTACAACTCTGAGCTGGTCATCAACAACATCCTGGAGGACCGGCTGGCCCCCAACCTGGACAAACTGGACCGAGCCATGCCAAG GCCAGTGAAGGAGAAGCTTCCAGATGTTCTGCACACCAGATCCAACGtgtttgatgatgatgagtttGACATCTTCCGCAGGGACCAGGTGGACATGTCCCGCATCTGGAAGGGCAGGAG GAAAGGTGAGAGCACTCGAGAGATGCTGAATGACAAGCAGCACATAGCAGAGCAGAAAGCTCGTTATCAGGCCTACGAGACGGTGGTGGATGAGGTCGTCATTGAACCTGGTGAAAGTGCAGAAGCCTACGGCCTGGACGACTATGACGACGAGTACGATGACACCTACGACATGAGCCAAGTGGGAGCGAATGACCTGGATGGAGACAGTTTACTGAACAGAAG ACCTTTCACAGTCCCACAGGTACtgagaaaaggaaacaaaccagaattggaggaggaggatgaagatgaggaggaagacaCACTTCAG AACAATGTGAACAAGGACCAGTTTGTGCAGGACCCGGCTCTGCTGAGAGAGAGGGCTGAGGCCAGGAGAGCTGCCATGCAACAAAGGAAAGG TTTCCGACCAGAGCGTTCCAGTAACGTGGTGGGCCAACCCAAAGGCCAAGGACAAACCCTGGAGACATACCTGGACCGACGCAAGAAGGAGGCCAACAAGAGCCGAGGGGCAAACCACAACCGCCGAACCATGGCTGATCGCAAGAGGAACAAAGGCATGATCCCCTCCTGA